A single Aggregatilinea lenta DNA region contains:
- a CDS encoding ubiquitin-like domain-containing protein gives MTDDTLPSRLFRRRDRRVWVGALALLIVLLIGGAALAYRLTHRAVTISVEDRTWQVYTRAATVQELLDAENVLVEPGDLVEPGLPDRPQDGMTITVRRAHAVIVDVDGSTRTIRTMQVTPAEILAEQGVALDPYDVILVDGTPLEASTLAAQTWDAPPQTLTVQRSAAIVLRDGGQEQTLHTTALTVADALAPLDLGLYVGDRISPAPDSAVYDGMAIEIERSFPVTLAADGRQYATRVLGPTIGDALALIGVAPGGSDYTIPPLDTLPEPGMTIRLVRVTTALITEDEAIPASTLYLPAPWLLAGTQQVMAEGRDGLATVTAYVRYEDGEPVSRTVRDRQVVQMPVPRLVALGTRPAQ, from the coding sequence GCGACCGCCGTGTGTGGGTCGGGGCGCTGGCGCTGCTGATCGTGCTGTTGATCGGCGGGGCGGCGCTGGCCTACCGCCTGACGCACCGCGCCGTGACGATCAGCGTCGAGGATCGGACGTGGCAGGTCTATACGCGCGCCGCGACGGTGCAGGAGCTGCTCGACGCGGAAAACGTGCTGGTGGAGCCGGGCGATCTGGTCGAGCCGGGCCTGCCTGATCGCCCGCAGGACGGCATGACCATCACGGTCCGCCGCGCGCACGCGGTCATTGTCGATGTGGACGGCAGCACGCGCACGATCCGCACGATGCAGGTCACTCCGGCGGAGATCCTGGCCGAGCAGGGCGTCGCGCTGGACCCGTACGACGTGATCCTGGTGGACGGCACGCCGCTCGAAGCAAGTACGCTGGCCGCGCAGACCTGGGACGCGCCGCCGCAGACGCTCACCGTGCAACGCAGTGCGGCGATCGTTCTGCGTGACGGCGGCCAGGAGCAGACGCTCCACACCACCGCGCTGACCGTGGCCGATGCGTTGGCTCCGTTGGACCTGGGCCTGTACGTGGGCGACCGGATCAGCCCCGCGCCCGATTCCGCCGTATATGACGGCATGGCGATCGAGATCGAGCGCTCGTTTCCGGTGACGCTGGCCGCCGATGGGCGGCAGTACGCGACACGCGTGCTCGGCCCAACCATCGGCGACGCGCTGGCCCTGATCGGCGTTGCGCCGGGTGGAAGCGACTACACCATCCCGCCGCTGGACACGCTGCCGGAGCCGGGCATGACCATCCGGCTGGTGCGCGTCACGACAGCACTGATCACTGAGGACGAAGCCATACCCGCGTCCACGCTCTATCTGCCCGCGCCGTGGCTCCTGGCGGGGACGCAGCAGGTGATGGCGGAGGGCCGCGACGGCCTCGCGACGGTGACGGCGTACGTGCGCTACGAAGACGGCGAGCCGGTCAGCCGGACCGTCCGCGACCGGCAGGTTGTACAGATGCCGGTGCCGCGCCTCGTCGCGCTGGGAACCAGACCCGCCCAATAA
- the rsmA gene encoding 16S rRNA (adenine(1518)-N(6)/adenine(1519)-N(6))-dimethyltransferase RsmA: MNDRERLERHAIYPKKSLGQNFLHDPNTLEKIVAVAELTPGSTVLEVGPGTGNLTRYLAQAAGRVIAVELDDRLVPLLQQEFAAQPHVEVLHGDILEIDLRALVGDAPYTVVANLPYYITSAILRRLLEQGPRPERMVLTVQREVAERLAAAPGDFSLLAVSVQFYGQPEIVAKLNPAAFWPRPDVESAVVRIDVYAVPPVEVPSEQAFFRVVRAGFSQKRKQLRNSLSSGLSLNKARADELLSQAGVDPSRRAETLTLEEWAALTRAVNTE; the protein is encoded by the coding sequence ATGAACGATAGAGAACGTCTCGAACGGCACGCCATCTACCCAAAAAAAAGCCTGGGGCAAAACTTCCTGCACGATCCGAACACGCTGGAAAAGATCGTCGCGGTGGCGGAGTTGACGCCCGGCTCGACTGTGCTGGAAGTCGGCCCCGGCACCGGCAACCTGACGCGCTATCTGGCGCAGGCAGCGGGTCGCGTCATCGCGGTGGAGCTGGACGACCGGCTCGTGCCGCTGCTCCAGCAGGAGTTCGCCGCGCAGCCCCACGTCGAGGTGCTGCACGGCGACATTTTGGAGATCGACTTGCGCGCGCTGGTCGGCGACGCGCCGTACACGGTGGTGGCGAACCTGCCCTACTACATCACCAGCGCGATCCTGCGGCGTTTGCTCGAACAGGGACCGCGCCCGGAGCGGATGGTGCTCACCGTACAGCGCGAGGTGGCGGAACGTCTTGCCGCCGCGCCCGGCGACTTCAGTCTGTTAGCCGTCAGCGTGCAATTTTACGGCCAACCGGAGATCGTGGCGAAGCTCAACCCGGCGGCGTTCTGGCCCCGGCCTGACGTCGAGTCGGCAGTGGTGCGCATCGACGTATATGCTGTGCCGCCCGTCGAGGTGCCCAGCGAACAGGCGTTTTTCCGCGTGGTGCGGGCGGGGTTCAGCCAGAAGCGCAAGCAGCTCCGCAATTCGCTCAGCAGCGGCCTCAGCCTCAACAAGGCACGCGCCGACGAGCTGTTATCCCAGGCGGGCGTCGATCCGAGCCGCCGCGCCGAGACGCTGACGCTGGAGGAATGGGCCGCCCTCACGCGAGCGGTGAATACGGAGTGA
- a CDS encoding type II toxin-antitoxin system VapC family toxin, which translates to MLTLTEVLIHPLRKGNDPLKQRYHNILVENADFQLLPITARVTESAADLCARYNLRAPDALHIASAIDADCNAFLTNDMRLKRVTEILILVLDELELDSPDYEG; encoded by the coding sequence GTGTTGACGCTGACAGAAGTGCTGATCCACCCCCTGCGAAAAGGGAATGATCCCCTTAAACAACGGTATCACAATATTCTGGTGGAAAATGCTGATTTCCAGCTTCTTCCCATTACGGCTCGTGTCACAGAGTCCGCAGCCGATCTTTGTGCCCGGTATAATCTGCGCGCGCCGGATGCGCTTCATATTGCCTCTGCGATTGACGCGGATTGTAATGCCTTTTTAACGAACGATATGCGGCTTAAGCGCGTTACAGAAATTTTGATACTCGTGCTGGATGAACTCGAACTCGATTCACCGGACTATGAAGGCTGA
- a CDS encoding alpha/beta hydrolase family protein yields MLRRVFVIVVLLFGLFPFAPGADARRPDAPQYAQRGPYAVGTQDVIVPQPDRPLEATIWYPALNPDNADQQAEYRYGVLALDGNALRDAAPDADNGPYPLVVFSHGSGGFRLQSLYLMEHLASYGFVVISADHLGNTLADSLLGGNDVNDITDSYAYRPLDVLAEIDFITGVDSPLVGVVDGQNVAVMGHSFGGNTALAAGGAQMDFGALSDWCADPTYTTLAPSSPEPDALTIRQRVSVHEMVCFLQNRAGEIADLRGLDAPPDGLWPPTTDPRIQAIVALAPWNAPIFGAAGLANVTIPAMIMVGSADSTTYPPRDAYTAYTGLSSATRHLVVFENAEHLLFANACTPLMERAAFDRCSDPVWDMARAHDLIDHMATAFLLATFYGDAGAAASLQPDAVDFTGVIYLASEAAAPPG; encoded by the coding sequence TTGCTGCGTCGTGTGTTCGTGATCGTTGTGCTGCTGTTTGGCTTGTTCCCGTTCGCGCCCGGCGCAGACGCCCGGCGCCCCGACGCACCCCAATACGCCCAACGTGGCCCCTATGCCGTCGGCACGCAGGACGTCATCGTGCCGCAGCCGGACCGCCCGCTCGAAGCGACCATCTGGTATCCTGCGCTCAACCCCGACAACGCCGATCAACAGGCCGAATACCGCTACGGCGTGCTCGCGCTGGACGGTAACGCCCTGCGCGACGCCGCCCCGGACGCGGACAACGGCCCCTACCCGCTGGTGGTGTTTTCGCACGGCAGCGGCGGCTTCCGCCTGCAAAGCCTCTACCTGATGGAGCACCTCGCCTCGTACGGCTTCGTAGTGATCTCGGCGGATCATCTCGGCAATACGCTGGCCGATTCGCTGCTGGGTGGCAACGACGTCAACGATATCACGGACAGCTACGCCTATCGCCCGCTGGACGTGCTGGCCGAGATCGACTTCATAACCGGCGTAGATAGTCCGCTGGTGGGCGTGGTCGATGGGCAGAACGTCGCGGTGATGGGCCACTCCTTTGGCGGGAACACCGCGCTGGCGGCGGGCGGCGCCCAGATGGACTTCGGCGCGCTGAGTGACTGGTGCGCCGATCCCACCTACACAACTCTCGCGCCGAGCAGCCCTGAGCCAGATGCGCTGACGATCCGCCAGCGCGTGTCCGTGCATGAGATGGTGTGCTTCCTGCAGAACCGTGCGGGTGAGATCGCGGATCTGCGTGGCCTCGACGCGCCGCCGGATGGGCTGTGGCCGCCCACAACCGATCCGCGCATTCAGGCCATCGTCGCGCTCGCGCCGTGGAACGCGCCGATCTTTGGCGCGGCGGGCTTGGCAAATGTCACAATTCCGGCCATGATTATGGTAGGCTCGGCGGACAGCACGACTTATCCGCCCCGCGACGCCTACACCGCTTACACCGGCCTCTCCAGCGCCACCAGGCACCTCGTGGTGTTTGAAAACGCCGAGCACCTGCTGTTCGCCAATGCCTGCACGCCGCTGATGGAGCGCGCCGCCTTCGACCGCTGCTCCGACCCGGTATGGGACATGGCACGCGCGCACGATCTGATCGACCACATGGCGACGGCCTTTCTGCTGGCGACGTTTTACGGTGACGCTGGCGCAGCGGCGTCGCTCCAACCGGATGCCGTCGACTTCACCGGGGTGATCTACCTCGCCAGCGAGGCCGCCGCTCCGCCGGGGTAA
- a CDS encoding peptidase MA family metallohydrolase has product MERSRSRFISIWIVITLLMVALLAMALFSFTQTEAADSDADAVEALVEQMQAAVLAGDREAYTALVDWFDPVFALEHTRWIDDWADDHPVDEFALNADRLVVIDDTATAELMMRWSVEGDAQAHQAQFPVTFTRGEDGAWRYAGEQWTVTDGDGFRVLAVPGLEDAAALTADSFPAIWDYATDALDFTPDGTTEIKLYGDGWSLVATVELSLPLIAGWNEPGEALKLVGDTATLTPERIDYVLAHELTHKISFEMAGQAHGAMPWWLEEGLAEHVAAGYAGGTDDGHLEVVSALAAQDALVPWDDIADWETTPVDLWPYVYPQGEAFVDYVTDEFGVDTRNAWVMNMAQGTPLDDATETVLGMPFDQLDGSFTVWVAELASVTPS; this is encoded by the coding sequence ATGGAACGCTCGCGCTCCCGCTTTATTTCGATCTGGATCGTGATCACGCTGCTGATGGTCGCGCTGCTGGCAATGGCACTGTTTTCCTTCACGCAGACCGAAGCGGCGGACAGTGATGCCGACGCCGTCGAAGCGCTGGTCGAGCAGATGCAGGCGGCGGTGCTGGCCGGGGATCGGGAGGCGTACACGGCGCTCGTGGACTGGTTCGATCCCGTCTTCGCGCTGGAGCACACGCGCTGGATCGACGATTGGGCCGACGATCACCCCGTGGACGAGTTCGCGCTGAATGCGGACCGGCTCGTCGTGATCGACGACACGGCGACCGCCGAGCTGATGATGCGCTGGTCGGTCGAAGGCGATGCGCAGGCGCATCAGGCCCAGTTTCCGGTGACCTTCACGCGCGGGGAAGATGGCGCGTGGCGCTACGCGGGCGAGCAGTGGACCGTCACCGACGGCGACGGCTTCCGCGTGCTGGCCGTGCCAGGCCTGGAAGACGCCGCCGCGCTGACCGCCGATTCGTTCCCGGCGATCTGGGACTACGCCACGGACGCGCTGGACTTCACGCCCGACGGCACGACCGAAATCAAGCTCTACGGCGACGGTTGGTCGCTCGTGGCGACGGTCGAACTCAGCCTGCCGCTGATCGCCGGGTGGAACGAACCGGGTGAAGCGCTCAAGCTGGTGGGCGATACGGCCACCCTCACGCCGGAGCGTATCGACTATGTGCTGGCACACGAGCTGACGCACAAGATCAGTTTTGAGATGGCCGGGCAGGCGCACGGCGCGATGCCGTGGTGGCTGGAAGAGGGCCTCGCGGAGCACGTCGCCGCCGGGTACGCGGGCGGGACAGACGATGGTCACCTGGAAGTCGTGAGCGCGCTGGCCGCGCAGGATGCGCTCGTGCCGTGGGACGACATCGCGGATTGGGAGACCACGCCCGTGGACCTGTGGCCGTATGTGTACCCACAAGGTGAGGCGTTCGTGGATTACGTGACTGACGAGTTCGGCGTAGACACGCGCAACGCGTGGGTCATGAACATGGCGCAGGGCACGCCGCTCGACGACGCGACCGAAACGGTGCTCGGCATGCCATTCGATCAGCTTGACGGCAGCTTTACCGTTTGGGTGGCGGAGTTGGCATCCGTGACGCCGTCCTGA
- a CDS encoding pyridoxal-phosphate dependent enzyme: MITPPLYIRTPMYENPAINARLNRRVFLKMECYQPTGSFKARGIGALCRRAVEAGQTALISSSGGNAGYSAAYAGRVLGVPVTVVVPESTGTTARQRIESEGAEVIVHGAAWDDADALARKLVEERGAAYIHPFDNPAIWDGHATLIDEAAEQCPKPDLVIVAVGGGGLLCGVLEGMHRHAWADVPVIAVETRGAASFAASIASGTLETLPAITSIASTLGAKTVTPKALDWTTKHTIAPVVVGDSSAVSACLQFADDMRVVVEPACGAALSLVYDNAALLRGAKNVLVIVCGGAGVTYEQLKTYEQELSGVRRGRQDGVTDANSATQTVKLPSS, encoded by the coding sequence ATGATCACGCCTCCGCTGTATATTCGCACGCCCATGTACGAAAATCCCGCCATCAACGCGCGTCTGAACCGGCGCGTGTTTCTGAAGATGGAGTGTTACCAGCCGACCGGCTCTTTCAAGGCGCGCGGCATCGGGGCGCTGTGCAGGCGCGCGGTGGAAGCAGGCCAGACCGCGCTCATCTCGTCGTCCGGCGGCAATGCGGGCTATTCCGCCGCTTACGCCGGGCGCGTGCTGGGCGTGCCGGTAACCGTTGTCGTGCCTGAATCGACCGGAACGACCGCCCGCCAGCGCATCGAAAGCGAAGGCGCAGAGGTGATCGTGCACGGCGCGGCGTGGGATGACGCGGACGCCCTGGCGCGCAAGCTGGTCGAGGAGCGCGGCGCGGCATACATCCACCCGTTCGATAACCCGGCCATCTGGGACGGGCACGCCACGCTGATCGACGAAGCCGCCGAGCAGTGCCCCAAGCCAGACTTGGTCATCGTCGCGGTGGGCGGCGGCGGGCTGCTGTGCGGTGTGTTGGAAGGCATGCACCGCCACGCGTGGGCGGACGTGCCGGTCATCGCGGTGGAGACACGCGGTGCGGCCTCGTTCGCGGCTTCGATCGCGTCCGGCACGCTGGAAACGCTGCCCGCGATCACGTCGATCGCCAGCACGCTCGGCGCGAAGACCGTCACGCCGAAGGCGCTCGACTGGACCACAAAGCATACGATTGCGCCGGTCGTCGTGGGCGATTCGAGCGCGGTGAGCGCCTGTTTGCAGTTCGCGGATGATATGCGCGTGGTAGTCGAGCCAGCGTGCGGCGCGGCGCTGTCACTGGTCTACGACAACGCGGCCCTGCTGCGCGGCGCGAAAAACGTGCTGGTGATCGTGTGCGGCGGGGCGGGGGTGACCTACGAGCAGCTCAAGACGTACGAGCAGGAGCTTAGCGGAGTGCGGCGCGGGCGTCAGGACGGCGTCACGGATGCCAACTCCGCCACCCAAACGGTAAAGCTGCCGTCAAGCTGA
- a CDS encoding nitroreductase family protein → MSEQTLIPLAAAQYPVEEMRQRAADFYAEMNRRRTVRTFSDRAVPRDIIEHCVRTAGTAPSGAHLQPWSFVVVQDAAIKRQIREAAEAEEHEFYTRRATQEWLDALAPLGTDEHKPFLETAPYLIAIFVQRYGVTPDGGQIKHYYAHESVGIATGLLIAALHHAGLAALTHTPSPMEFLNTILDRPDNERPFLLLVTGYPAEDAAVPDLQRKPLDAIATFL, encoded by the coding sequence ATGAGCGAGCAGACCCTGATTCCGTTGGCCGCAGCGCAGTATCCCGTCGAGGAGATGCGGCAGCGCGCGGCGGATTTCTACGCTGAGATGAACCGCCGCCGCACGGTGCGCACCTTCTCCGACCGGGCCGTGCCGCGCGACATCATCGAGCACTGCGTGCGCACGGCGGGCACCGCCCCCAGCGGCGCGCACCTGCAGCCGTGGTCGTTCGTCGTCGTGCAGGACGCGGCGATCAAGCGCCAGATCCGCGAGGCGGCGGAAGCCGAGGAGCACGAGTTTTACACGCGCCGCGCCACCCAGGAATGGCTCGACGCCCTCGCTCCGCTTGGCACGGACGAGCACAAACCGTTCCTCGAAACCGCGCCGTACCTGATCGCGATCTTCGTGCAGCGCTACGGCGTCACGCCGGACGGCGGGCAGATCAAGCATTATTATGCGCACGAATCGGTGGGCATTGCGACCGGCCTGCTGATCGCGGCGCTGCATCACGCCGGGCTGGCGGCCCTCACCCACACGCCCAGCCCGATGGAATTCCTCAACACCATCCTCGACCGGCCCGACAACGAGCGTCCGTTCCTGCTGCTGGTGACCGGCTACCCCGCCGAGGACGCCGCCGTGCCCGACCTTCAGCGCAAGCCCCTGGACGCGATCGCCACGTTCCTTTAG
- a CDS encoding GNAT family N-acetyltransferase → MPLAQIDTARLTLRPFVPEDAVPYFHAIFDDADVMRYLPGGAPLPMERVLMLLDRVHTHWGAYGYGLWAVILREEHTLIGHCGIQRLPDVPDIELAYAIARPYWGRGLVTEAARASLRFGFERVGLERIMALAVPENTASRRVMEKIGMTYTGMGTYYGTELACYTLDRKDYQQAAAPYMVTVLPDENKPKAQG, encoded by the coding sequence ATGCCGCTGGCTCAAATTGACACTGCCCGTCTGACACTGCGTCCGTTCGTCCCGGAGGACGCCGTGCCGTACTTTCACGCGATCTTCGACGACGCGGACGTGATGCGCTATCTGCCCGGCGGCGCGCCGCTGCCGATGGAGCGCGTGCTGATGCTGCTCGACCGCGTGCACACCCATTGGGGTGCGTACGGCTACGGGCTGTGGGCGGTCATCCTACGCGAGGAACATACGCTGATCGGGCACTGCGGCATTCAGCGCCTGCCGGATGTGCCGGACATCGAGCTGGCGTATGCCATCGCCAGGCCGTACTGGGGCCGGGGTCTCGTCACGGAAGCAGCGCGAGCCAGCTTGCGCTTTGGCTTCGAGCGCGTCGGGCTGGAGCGGATCATGGCGCTGGCCGTGCCGGAAAACACCGCCTCACGCCGGGTGATGGAAAAGATTGGCATGACGTATACCGGCATGGGGACCTACTACGGGACCGAGCTGGCGTGTTATACGCTGGATCGGAAAGATTACCAGCAGGCCGCCGCGCCCTATATGGTGACCGTGCTGCCGGACGAGAACAAGCCGAAAGCGCAAGGATAG
- a CDS encoding alpha/beta fold hydrolase — protein MAAPDTQAGFAPINGARIYYEIAGEGQPLVMIHAGVADHRQWNNEFEYFARRCRVVRYDQRGFGQSEPVEGAFSHLADLTALLDTLDVHQPVVLIGCSMGGRLAMDFALTHPTRAKALIMVDSGPGGLKLDVPGSPLFAEVEAAYEAGDLDRTAELEVQIWFDGRGRTPDQVDQAMRQLAYDMNRIALSHEAKELGKQLPNVEMPAAERLDELAVPVLIIVGVHDEPFTLAAADYMVAHIPSARKVLIDDAAHLSNMDHPAEFQQIVSSFLDELG, from the coding sequence ATGGCCGCACCTGATACCCAGGCTGGATTCGCCCCGATCAACGGCGCGCGGATCTACTACGAAATCGCGGGCGAGGGCCAGCCGTTGGTGATGATCCATGCGGGCGTGGCGGATCATCGCCAATGGAACAATGAGTTCGAGTACTTCGCGCGGCGCTGCCGCGTCGTGCGCTACGACCAGCGTGGGTTCGGGCAAAGCGAGCCGGTGGAGGGGGCGTTTAGCCATCTGGCGGATCTGACCGCGCTGCTCGATACCCTGGATGTGCATCAGCCGGTGGTTCTGATAGGCTGCTCGATGGGCGGCAGGCTGGCGATGGACTTCGCCCTGACGCATCCCACCCGGGCGAAGGCGCTGATCATGGTCGATTCAGGGCCGGGCGGGCTAAAGCTCGACGTGCCGGGGTCGCCCCTGTTTGCCGAGGTCGAAGCAGCGTACGAAGCGGGCGACCTGGATCGGACCGCCGAGCTTGAGGTGCAGATCTGGTTTGACGGCAGGGGACGCACGCCCGATCAGGTGGATCAGGCCATGCGCCAACTAGCCTATGACATGAATCGCATTGCGCTCAGCCACGAGGCGAAGGAGCTGGGCAAGCAACTGCCCAATGTCGAAATGCCAGCGGCGGAGCGTCTGGACGAGCTGGCCGTCCCGGTGCTGATCATCGTGGGCGTGCACGACGAGCCGTTTACGCTGGCTGCCGCCGACTATATGGTCGCGCACATTCCGTCCGCTCGGAAGGTCCTCATTGACGACGCGGCGCACCTGTCCAACATGGATCACCCGGCGGAGTTTCAGCAGATCGTATCGTCGTTTCTGGATGAATTGGGATAA
- a CDS encoding hemolysin family protein — translation MDSSLTGLLALVGLIALNAVFKMAYASLINAHKARLKDLAEEGDRRASRALTLANDATRILASQQVITLLVHFSIALITVAVLIPPLRDGLVRDDLNATLADVLAYGGVLLVVALLTLVFGEMIPANVALGHADDLAIWAAGLISGLSGVFSPLTRAAQWISNRLAAPLTGLASASLVTEEEIKMMVDAGSEGGAIEFDEKEMIYSIFQFGDTLVREVMVPRIDLVALDISTPLPKALSTIVEAGHSRIPVFEDNIDHLRGLLYAKDLLLMWQNQDYDRSLRDILRPAYFVPETKKAGDLLTELQQRKIHLAIVVDEYGGTAGLVTLEDLIEEIVGEIRDEYDVNEEEVWEKVNDDEYIFDAGIDLDDLNRLLDVELPTDESDTLGGYIFSTLGKVPIIGEQIETDDHLKMEVLTVDDRRIRKIRVQRVPRSEALEDVREEPAASPD, via the coding sequence GTGGACAGTAGCTTAACCGGACTTCTGGCACTGGTCGGGCTTATTGCGCTGAACGCCGTCTTCAAGATGGCGTACGCCTCCCTGATCAACGCGCACAAGGCCCGGCTCAAGGACCTTGCTGAAGAAGGCGACCGGCGCGCTTCCCGCGCGCTGACGCTGGCGAACGACGCGACGCGTATCCTGGCCTCGCAGCAGGTAATCACCCTGCTGGTTCACTTCTCGATTGCGCTCATCACCGTGGCGGTGCTCATCCCGCCGCTGCGTGACGGGCTGGTCCGCGATGATCTGAACGCGACCCTGGCGGACGTGCTGGCCTACGGCGGCGTGCTGCTGGTGGTAGCACTGCTGACGCTGGTGTTTGGTGAGATGATCCCGGCCAACGTCGCGCTGGGGCATGCCGACGATCTGGCGATCTGGGCTGCCGGGCTGATCAGCGGGCTGTCTGGGGTATTCTCGCCGCTGACGCGCGCCGCGCAGTGGATCAGCAACCGGCTTGCTGCGCCGCTGACTGGGCTGGCGTCCGCGTCACTGGTCACCGAAGAAGAGATCAAGATGATGGTCGATGCCGGGTCCGAAGGCGGCGCAATTGAATTCGACGAGAAGGAGATGATCTACTCCATCTTCCAGTTCGGCGACACTCTGGTGCGTGAAGTGATGGTGCCGCGCATTGACCTCGTCGCGCTGGACATCTCCACGCCGCTGCCCAAGGCACTCTCGACCATCGTGGAGGCCGGGCACTCGCGCATCCCCGTCTTTGAGGACAACATCGACCACCTTCGCGGCCTGCTCTACGCCAAGGACCTGCTGCTGATGTGGCAGAACCAGGACTACGACCGCTCCCTGCGCGACATCCTGCGCCCGGCCTACTTCGTGCCTGAAACGAAAAAGGCGGGCGACCTGCTGACCGAGCTTCAGCAGCGCAAGATTCACCTGGCGATCGTGGTGGACGAATACGGCGGCACGGCGGGGCTGGTCACGCTCGAAGACCTGATCGAGGAGATCGTGGGCGAGATCCGTGACGAGTACGACGTGAACGAGGAAGAAGTCTGGGAGAAAGTTAACGACGACGAGTACATCTTCGACGCCGGGATCGACCTGGACGACCTCAACCGCCTGCTGGACGTGGAGCTGCCCACCGACGAGAGCGACACGCTCGGCGGCTACATCTTCAGCACGCTCGGCAAGGTGCCGATCATCGGTGAGCAGATCGAAACGGACGATCACTTGAAGATGGAGGTGCTCACCGTGGACGACCGCCGTATCCGCAAGATCCGCGTGCAGCGCGTGCCCAGGTCCGAAGCGCTGGAGGACGTGCGCGAGGAACCGGCGGCGTCGCCAGATTGA
- a CDS encoding cytidine deaminase yields the protein MTSSLSPLTDEQRRSLIDAAASARKNAYAPYSNFTVGAAILGDSGTVYSGCNVESASYGATICGERTAAVKAISEGERRFRAVAIVTGNAAMPCGICRQFLYEFGPEMWVITADPQGRSSFEGPLKDLLPYGFGPADLVEVEHGEAAD from the coding sequence ATGACTTCCAGCCTTTCTCCCCTGACTGACGAGCAGCGCCGCAGCCTGATCGACGCCGCTGCCAGCGCGCGTAAAAATGCTTACGCGCCCTATTCCAACTTCACGGTGGGCGCGGCGATCCTGGGCGACTCCGGCACGGTTTACAGCGGCTGCAATGTCGAGAGCGCGTCCTACGGCGCGACCATTTGCGGCGAGCGCACCGCCGCCGTGAAAGCGATCAGCGAAGGCGAGCGTCGCTTCCGCGCGGTGGCGATTGTGACCGGCAACGCGGCCATGCCATGCGGCATCTGCCGCCAGTTTCTGTACGAGTTTGGCCCGGAGATGTGGGTCATCACCGCCGATCCGCAAGGCAGGTCCAGCTTTGAGGGGCCGCTCAAGGATTTGCTGCCCTACGGGTTTGGCCCGGCGGATCTGGTTGAAGTCGAACACGGGGAGGCGGCGGACTGA
- the recO gene encoding DNA repair protein RecO yields MATRERVFRTEAIVLRRQDFGEADRLLTLLTPGHGKLRAIAKGARKTAARKTGHVELYARVDMLISRGRELHIVTQAEMKESFLPLREDLVRATYASHFVELLDRFTAEQDASRAEFDLLNNALGWLCTDIDPRLVARYYELALLGMAGFAPALHHCAVGQEGLTPQDQFFSVTDGGVICPDHSGGSRGAPISLNALKSMRYMQKQPWDAVKGLRLGPDLHRELETHSLGYITYVLEQRLQSVEFLRRLRREEL; encoded by the coding sequence GTGGCAACCCGCGAGCGTGTCTTTCGCACGGAGGCGATCGTGCTGCGGCGGCAGGACTTCGGTGAGGCCGACCGTCTGCTGACGCTGCTGACGCCCGGCCACGGCAAGCTGCGCGCCATCGCCAAGGGTGCGCGTAAGACCGCCGCGCGCAAGACCGGCCACGTGGAGCTGTACGCGCGGGTCGATATGCTTATCTCACGCGGGCGCGAGCTGCACATCGTGACGCAGGCGGAGATGAAAGAGTCGTTTCTGCCCCTGCGCGAGGACCTCGTGCGTGCGACCTACGCCAGCCACTTCGTCGAGCTGCTCGATCGCTTCACCGCCGAACAGGACGCCAGCCGCGCCGAGTTTGACCTGCTGAACAACGCGCTCGGCTGGCTGTGCACCGACATCGATCCGCGTCTCGTGGCGCGCTATTACGAGCTGGCGCTGCTGGGCATGGCGGGCTTCGCACCTGCGCTGCACCACTGTGCCGTCGGCCAGGAAGGCCTGACGCCCCAGGATCAGTTCTTCAGCGTGACGGATGGCGGGGTCATTTGCCCCGATCACTCCGGCGGCAGTCGCGGCGCGCCGATCAGCCTCAACGCGCTCAAGTCGATGCGCTACATGCAGAAGCAGCCCTGGGACGCCGTCAAGGGTCTGCGGCTGGGGCCGGACCTGCACCGCGAGCTGGAAACGCACTCGCTCGGCTACATCACGTACGTGCTGGAACAACGCTTGCAGAGTGTGGAGTTTTTGCGGCGTCTTCGCCGCGAGGAGCTTTGA